From the genome of Candidatus Thorarchaeota archaeon, one region includes:
- a CDS encoding ABC transporter ATP-binding protein produces the protein MGEVEVQALRGVSLKVERGASIGIMGPSGSGKTTLLNMIGALDRPTSGRVVIDGVDITQMNERQLTRVRRDKISFIFQFFNLLPVLSAYENVELPLVIAGVEESDRKERVDHLLSVVGLADRAEHRPDELSGGEQQRVAIARALAKPAGASSSVEDQADEPTGDLDSRTGEEIMKVLIQLTKAEGGTLIVVTHDPDVGRKMDRLYIMRDGQFVDQQGGGEVGCARYI, from the coding sequence ATGGGAGAAGTCGAGGTTCAAGCGCTGAGAGGAGTGTCGCTGAAGGTGGAGCGAGGCGCCTCCATCGGGATCATGGGACCGAGCGGCTCGGGCAAGACAACCCTCCTCAACATGATTGGTGCGCTTGACAGGCCGACATCTGGCAGAGTAGTGATTGACGGTGTGGACATCACCCAGATGAACGAACGGCAGCTGACCAGAGTCAGGCGGGACAAGATCAGTTTCATCTTTCAGTTCTTCAACCTGCTGCCCGTATTGTCCGCGTATGAGAACGTGGAACTCCCGCTTGTCATTGCAGGAGTAGAGGAGAGTGACCGCAAAGAACGTGTCGACCACCTCTTGAGCGTCGTCGGACTTGCTGATAGAGCGGAGCATCGTCCCGATGAGTTGTCAGGCGGTGAACAGCAGCGTGTAGCGATAGCGCGTGCTCTGGCCAAACCAGCGGGTGCTTCAAGTTCAGTCGAGGATCAGGCGGACGAGCCCACAGGAGACCTAGACAGTCGGACCGGCGAGGAGATAATGAAGGTCCTGATACAACTGACCAAAGCCGAAGGCGGCACACTGATAGTGGTGACTCACGACCCCGATGTCGGCAGGAAGATGGACCGACTTTACATTATGCGTGACGGACAATTCGTGGACCAACAGGGAGGTGGGGAAGTTGGCTGTGCCCGTTACATATGA